The genomic region ACACAGTATGTCATAAACcattatagttttttgtttttacatttgtactGTGGTGTAAAGCAacttgcaagtttttttttgttgtcagtCAGTACAAAGCCCTTGAGGGGACACGGCGATGGAAGAAAGTAGATGGTAAgaagtgtttgttttctctcgCAAAATCAACTCATTCTCCTGAGAAACCTTACGCCTCTTGCATTGTCTCACTAAAACTATTACATTTCCACCAGGAACTTTTTATTCTCTCACAAGAGTACCGAAATAATTAGTTTTCTCCAAAACGATCTTATTTCCGCCGCAAAAGTTTTTCGAGCGAATGCGGCGGTTCTAAGCGCAAAAGTGTTGAACCCCAAAGtttaacaaatgaatgcaaaattaTTCAGTAATAAGCAAATGTTTTGGGAGCGAATGCAGATGTTCTCTTAGAAATGTAAGTCTTGTAAGAACACGAAAACATTGAAATATAGTCTTTCTTCCCACCCCACATTATTTCTGTCATAAAGGTTTTTGCAAGCAAACATAGGAAGTCTTGAGAGTGAACGCAACATTTTGTGAGCGAATGCGAAATATGTGAAAGATATCAagcaaatataacatttaaagctttgtgagaaaatgcaaaacattaatatatagttTATCCTCCAACCTCATATTATTCTCGATAATTGAGAAGCACAAAAGCACCTAAATTTTCACCCAATCTAACTTTCTACCATCGCCATGTCCCTTACCGTGAGGAAGTTAAACGTGACGTTTATTCGAATGGCCAGTTAATCATAGTAACATGTCAAATACCGTACATGTAACATGGACACAATGCTATGAAGAGCTACCAAATGGgccaaataaagaaatattcacCCACTCCACTGGATTACAATATGTGGATCGCGTGTGCTTCACAGACAGGCCGCCTCCAAAACTGTGCTTTAATCTGAAGACGCTACACGTCGCTGGGTGTCCTGGGTCGCATGGTGAAACTGTAAGGCATGCACCAGCAACAAGCGATCCTCAAAGACCGGAGAATTTCAGGGTTCCTGAACGCGTATATCATGGGGTTGATGATGGAGTGGCAGATGGCCGGAAGAGCCGTAGCGTAGGTGTAGATCACAGGTGATCGGGTGTCCGCTACCAGCGAGTACATGGCGAGAGGGATCCAACAGAAGGCGAAAGTGCCCAGGATGGTGGTGAGGGTGGAGACCCCCTTGGTGGTGGAAGACGAGTGCGAGGTAGTCATAAACTGACGCTGCACGGCGATTTGCTGAGCGTGCCGGAAAGCGATCTTGCAGATCTGAAGGTACAGCTGCAGAATGAGAGCGAAGACCAGGAGGAAGGACACGGCGAGAGCCGCGGCGTTGTTCTTGTTCACCGGCCGGCAGATGCTACACGTGCTCTCGTCCTCCAAGCAGTTCCAGCCCAGGACGGGGAGCGAGCCGAGCGCGGTGCTGATGACCCACATCAGCACGAGCGTGACGTAAGTGAACGTCACCGTGCCCTCGGTGTGGTACGTTAGCGCGTTGTACAGCGACAGGTAACGGTCCACGGTGATCGCGAGGATGTTGAGCACGGACGCCGAGAAGGCCGTGATGAGGAGCCCCGCCGACAGCAGCGTGACGAATCCCGAATCAATTATGTAGGTCACGATGAAATTGAGGATCAGGCCCAGGCCGGCCAGGAGGTCGGCGAACGCTAGACTCCCGATGAGGACGAACATGGGCGCTCTTAGGGTGGGCGTGTAAGCGATCAGAGCGATCACCACCGCGTTCTCGCAGGACATGAGCGTGCCCGTCACGCACAGCAGGACGTCCCACGGGTTGACGAAGGCGGGCACCGGCTCCAGCTCCCAGGACGGGGCAGACGACGTGTTTCTTCCTTCTGATCCATCCCAGTTCAGAAGAGAAGTGTTTTGGAGCAGGTTACTCATTGCTACAGCAGGAGGGTGAATCACTGGAAACGAGACAAACAGCAGAGTCAGGGAGACAAGAGTGCATTCGATGGATATCTCGCGCAATATAGTCATGCTTTGATTTGCGCCAAATCTCCAtcatctgttttcaaatggagcgaCAGTTAATACAAGCTACGCGATTCATTGGCGATACCGAACCCGATATCGCGtggcttgtcagtgatctaaggctctgtgtattaactggcACTCCGTTCAAAAAACAGatgatggagatttaccgctTATCAAAGAAGTGGCTTTACTGAATATATCGTGCGATATATTGCCAAGCCCTAAtacatatatagagagataaaaagttgtgctctcaaatgattcatcacatccaaaatagaCGTTTATGTTGAcataatatgtttgtgtactgtgttcatttatcatgtatatattagGGGTGCACAATATTATCGTAATCGGCCGATTATggctttaaatgtaaacatttatgtCGATAGATTAACTCACGTGTGCTCAGGGTGCGCTAGAGTTTAGATCATGTCAGCAGTGTTGAACGTTCTCGAAGCAAAGTTTTGTCTTAATGATAAATAGATTGACTGTTGTGGGTTGCTGCATTTAATCGGTAACCCACTGTGCACTGGTCGCAGCGACAGACTCCCCCGGGTCCTAATGTCCTCTTACTAACGAGTTCTAATACGATAAGGCCTAgttctaattaaattaaaagtaaaatacttaCACAAATAAAGCAGTAATTGGTGTCATAAACAAAGGTCAGACGGAAGCTATAgcttacatgaaaaaaaaaacccatcacaattgttaattgtaaaataaataattgtatatataatcatatattcaTTAACGTgtgatatgttttatttttttatccaatCATAAActctaaaagattttttttagatctaCAAATGTTAACTCTTAGAATAAAATGCCGGGGGTTAATGCTGCATCTTTCTGGGGGGAAATgcataaatagtttatttatagcTATTTTTAGCTTATTGATATTTAGTTAGTGTACTTTCAAAAAACcttcagtgttatttatttaattctaacaAATAGGTTCGTGTTAAAAAATCTCcacaaaatttttaaaaaatgttttggagaGACTTTTTTTCCAAGCAAAAGAAAATTTATTGGCATCGGCCaaaatgagattaaaaataTCGGCATATCGGTTATTGGCAAAAATCCAATATCGTGCATCCTTAAGCAGACTcaagattagatagatagatagatagatagatagatagatagatagatagatagatagatagatagatagatagataggccttcatcacaattaatcatatctaaaataaaagtttttgtttacatagatGTGTgcatactgtttatttattttgaattaatggaatatataaatgcaatcaatATGTGGATGTGATTATTGCTTTACCAGCACTGTCATGTCCGATGTGTACAAAAGTTAAGCTTTAATTAAAACTCATCTTAACAATGATACTAAACGTTTTTTATCTTAATCAAATCAACACTCGAATAATGACACTAAAGCTGAATATTGGcactattttctgttttatacattcaattaataatcagttcatttttacaaacataaacgctgttatttctgtttattaatgttaaaaaaattagatATGGTGCATAAAGtgctacagaaataaatgtgacttaaaGATCACCGGAAATATACGAGGTTACACAAGAAAAGCGAACCGGATTTTCAACATCCATCACAGATCTGTTAACATAGTTCACGGCATATTGAAAAGAGGAGTGATCTATTTTTAGACAATTTCCATTTTTAGCCCTCCGCTGCACGGAAAAAACGAGGAGCTGCACTTCATTCAGACATCTCCACCGCCACTGAGCTGATAACCCATGCTCTTAACGCAAGTGAATGCATTTGCTGTAAATCACTGTGAAATATTTCGCAACAAAAGACCGGTACCAACCACAGAGCGATCTTGTTTCTCCATCCCTCTTCCATCAAGTGAAGATGAAGAATAGATGAGGCTCAGGAAAGCATCCCATGCCAAGCGCATCTTTTtggggattaaaaaaaagaagacgtGGGTGAAATTGTACATCGGCTTGcgtctgttgtttttatttttatttgtttgccattgcaatgttttttctctctctctctttttctccgcTCATTGGCTTCAAGGTTTCTTACCTGGGCAGCGTTCAGCCTCGGCTTGTCATTCCGCTCATAACGCGTTGGCAGTTCACAGACAGCGGCGCCTGCCTGTTCGCATCTGATTGGTCGCCGGGGTGACTCGCGCAGCTGACGTCAAGAGCTCGGACCGCGATATGATTCAGAGCGTGTGTGCAGAAATAAAGCGCAGCCCTCGCTTCCACGAGCGCAACGCCGCCCATCGaacgcgacgcgacgcgaccGGAGAGAACTCTGACGTCAACACGTGAGCGGCTCGACCCGAAGCGGGAAAACTAGCATTAGCCTACACTCTAATAAACTGCACACAAAACTGTGAGGTAAAAGTAGACTTGAAACGGAATTAAGTTTAACTGCTGCGGCTTATATGTTACCaatgaccacaaaaccagtcgtaagggtcagttttttggtttttaaaggAGCGGTtctctcaaaattaaaaatctgctgaaaatgacatatatgtctatatatttcGTGTAGCATTTCtcatttgctcaccagtggattcCGTAagcagtgaacgggtgccgtcagaatgagtccaaacagctgataaacaatgcaaacaaacacaaaacaaaagtagaCTTGAAACGGAATTACGTTTAACTGCTGTGACTTATATGTTACCaatgaccacaaaaccagtcgtaaGGGTCATTTTTCCAcaacatctgaaagctgaaatgAGCTTGATTCTGTGTGGTTTGTTAGAATAGGACAGCATTCGGCCAACTATTTGAATATCTTGGATGTATCTGGAGTCTGAGTGAGAATGTTGAGAAAagtgcctttaaagttgtccaaatgaagcgATGCATACAGCctaccaataaaataaaaaattgtacgGTAGGAAAtttgcaaaatatcttcatgggaTATGACGTTAATACCCTAATGATTTGTGgcctaaaagaaaaatcgataattttgacccatgcattTTTCagtataaacataatataatctGTAGCCTATTTCAATGGTTTAACTGTAAATAGTATATATTAGTTTTACGCTGAGGAAGTTTGTGTCTCAACTAAAGCTAGTTGGACTTAACTAGTCTTCTTGGCTAACTATCTTGTCATATTAGTCAAATCAGTCCCCCATTATCTTATTGCTTGTTTTGACAGCATTCGGTTACCCAGTTAACTCCAATCAAAGAAACGTTaccacaaaaacagtaaaacaagaCCTGTTTGAAAGCAAACGTCCATATTACAGTGAAACAAGTAAAACATGCTATAAGGAGCTTTTTATCACCAGCATTTTCTCAAATATCCTCATATGGccaaataaagaataaatatacatttcaaatatatatactcAATATATATGAATCTTTcatggaactttttttttgttgttaattaattaGACGACAATCTGAAAGCTGCTCAACATTAAACAGACCAGtaagtaatgtttattaatactgaaactgtatttgaaataaTGGTGCTGGTGCTGGCCATGGTGCTGATTGTAGTGGATGGAGTTGAAGCCAGATGGCAGCAAAGTCACATTCAATTATAGCCAGGGCTGTCTGATGAAGCTAATGTGCTCAAATggcttctttttatttgtcAGGAGCGTTTAGGAGGAATCCACCTACAATAACATATTATACATTCATAAATGTCATCAGCATTCAATTACAATAGCAAAGCATTCCTGTAGTAGAAAATGTCCAAATCAACAGAGTTTTTCGAGAAGATTTCATTCTGAAAGCATGAAGACGTAGACCTTAAAGGCAAAGATGCTTTACTCTAAAGATCAGAAAAAAAGTCCAAGGCACTTCTTCTTGAGCAAAGGCTTCAACAATTATTGTTTTGGCTGGTAAATATACAAGAGAAATGCACGCTGACCGATATATTTTGGCCTTGTTTCACACTTTTgccattaaatattgaaatttcAGCTCAGTCATTCCAGCCGTTCGTTTGACGtatcaaatgaatatttttagtaTTCCTTTTACGGATATTAATAGATTCCACACATTACGAAGAGGAAGTTGGGAGCAGAATTAATCCATCTGAGAATATGCTACAATCCAAGGCGCCCACACcccagtaaaataaaatgtttgtcttttagTCACTGAGTATATatatccaatatatatatatatatatatatatatatatatatatatgcttatagTGTAATTTGATGTATTTCCCGCGGGTGGCTGAATCACTCTCTTGTCCGACTTAATGAAAACCACATATTATGCAATCTTACAGTCTCAgatatttcagtcttttttgttttttaaaggaacggttctctcaaaataaaaaatctgctgaaaatgaACTCACCCTCAGACCATCCAAGACACATATGTCTATATATGTTGAGACGTGTAGCATTTCtcatttgctcaccagtggattccgtgagcagtgaatgggtgccgtcgcaatggagaatgagtccaaacattccgacggcacccatgcactgcagagcatccgtagGTGAACAAGCGACCGAACGCTACGTTTCTCCAACTTGGTTCCAATGAAGAAACGAATCTACATTTTGGATGGTCTGAGGGTCAGAAAACgttcatttctgagtgaaagtATTCCTGAGAAAATCTGAAAAGTGGCATCTCTCTGGCTCTGTTTCATCACAACACAAATTAATACCAAATGTGACCCAGTTACTGATTCGCTAACTAATCTAGcagtatttttatgcatatgtgAGTATTAATccagattgttttaaaatagactTGTTTTTGCACCCTGTCTGTACTGTAAGTGTTTGAGAAAACTGAGAAcaaccacaaaaacatttagtcaGAACCATTATCACTGGTCTTCAGACGTGTCCCGTTGTGGGGGACCTGGATATCCTAGttgactaaaaatattaaaaacaccctaacaaccaccagCTTTGGTATCATGGCaagaaactaaaaaacaaaaacacccagTCAAGCATCAGACCACAgaagccctagccctaaccaagcctttttattttgtttatcacTGTAGTTTTCTTGTGATGCTgaccttacaaaaaaaaaataaaaaactcaaCTGCAAACATCGGCATCTCATGGTATTTTATAATCATTCAGATTATACATTGAGGGAAAGGATATTATCATctcacacaatttatttttgcaccCTATGTTTGAAtttgtcctttttatttaaGTGAATGGGTCttgaaatcaaaattaaaacaatattaatcttaaatctacttttaaaatataaatttaaatatctatctatctgcctatacatatatatatatatatatatatatatatatatatatatatatatatatatatatatatatatagatagatagatagatagatagatagatatatatatatatagatagatagatagatacatagattaaattatatttttacttaaattatgaaaatctaatttttttcttatttcactTACATACAGACTTTTTTATGTTAACTGAACTTTAGCAAAAATCATCATTCGGGTTTTATTCCTTTAGTGCaagccaaacaaacaaattctGATTAATAAAGCTGCTGTTCTTGGGCGTAGTCCTTATATTTTGTGGTTTCAGATCCTCCTCAGGTCCTTTCTTGATTTTGGCCATTACTTCTCCCCCTTTTCATGCAATCTAGAAACCAAGCTTTGTGTTTCCTGTCACTGTGCACTTGAGCAAATCTGCTTCCTCTATTTTAAGGGAGTgtctcttgttttgtttgtggcTTTGGTGACAGTTTTTAGAATGATGTCAACTACGGGACAGCACCCGTGACCGAGGCCATGCACTGAAATTTAATTATtggaaataaaacattgaacatTCAAGCTCTTAATGCAAGCCACTACTACTGATCTTTGATGTTGCAATTCAAGCATATTAACAAGCAAAAATGACATTagataaatgttacatttatgtttcTTTCCTCTTAATTGCTTGTTACTTTTCTGGAGTAACgcaatattgcaatttaaaaacacattctttgtgtttttgtg from Puntigrus tetrazona isolate hp1 chromosome 21, ASM1883169v1, whole genome shotgun sequence harbors:
- the gpr185a gene encoding G-protein coupled receptor 12 translates to MSNLLQNTSLLNWDGSEGRNTSSAPSWELEPVPAFVNPWDVLLCVTGTLMSCENAVVIALIAYTPTLRAPMFVLIGSLAFADLLAGLGLILNFIVTYIIDSGFVTLLSAGLLITAFSASVLNILAITVDRYLSLYNALTYHTEGTVTFTYVTLVLMWVISTALGSLPVLGWNCLEDESTCSICRPVNKNNAAALAVSFLLVFALILQLYLQICKIAFRHAQQIAVQRQFMTTSHSSSTTKGVSTLTTILGTFAFCWIPLAMYSLVADTRSPVIYTYATALPAICHSIINPMIYAFRNPEILRSLRIACCWCMPYSFTMRPRTPSDV